The genomic window tctcgtgatttcagccgtcggcagtttgacacgtgatctgaatcatgattcgacacactgattcatttgtgctccgaagcttcctgaagcagtgttttgaaatcggccatcactaaataagtcgttattttgtttttttttggtgcaccaaaaatattctcgttgctttataatattaatattaaaccactgtactcacatgaactgatttaaatatgtttttaatacctttatggatcttgagagaggaaatgtcattgctccctatgcaggcctcactgagccattggattttaactaaaatatcttaatttgtgttctgaagattaatgaaggtcttacgggtgtggaacgacatgagggtgagtaataaatgacagaattttcattttggggtgaactaaccctttaatgaacaaaatcaGTTGAGAACAAACATATATTTACATTGCTAAGACAGAGTCCTTTTAAGACAAGTAATTTCACTTagtggccatctttgaaatatcgggcattcaagtgcagcttcTATCACTTTGACTGTGTTCCATTCCAATTTTAGACACACTTgcgaacttccctaagcacttccccttaGGGGAAACTGAAACCCtgtcaacatttttaaagtgaGGGAGCAagtgtacacttcaggcagctccatataccacaatgcaacacgattgtgaCATCACAGCATAACGCTAAGTTACCCCACTCTatgataaattaattatttttttgaatatttaaaacaaaccaaacacaccaatatacatatagaatgctgcatTAAACGATTTTGTATTCTATAGTATtcttattctatagtctttgcagCAACATACACACTCAGTGGTGCagcaatagagggtatgcatcgacatcactttcccgccagaacgcgctccctcagctggactgagtggcaaaagaacctgctgcatgactggatttaataggggaaactgtgaaaaagaggaatcgtgtttcctggcatttatatgtgcctgatttcgacgccagGGAAATACATAGGcctaaagcaaatctgcctgtgaatattttatataactacaatataggtaggtctaaatccgcgtaatcacttatatcaatgttatatatatcgtcatattgtccagccctaaaacttgtagagtttttgtcagtgtttatttaaaatatcacaatatataacaatacaatatatacggtatgattttacctcaaaatccaacaattcgacacaaaatgataactgcaaaaccatgtttctctgctggggttcagttgtttctgtgaattgcagcaatacatttgcttcttttttctgtatcggcagtctttaaaaatatacctcagattttgtgtcaaagctatttgtacagtcaatcacaaagctctttcccgttttggatgtgttttgtgtgtttttcgcggcattcacgttcagtcttttgccactcagtgggtgTAACCGCGgtcataacggtcgacggtgacgtcacgtgcataccctctataacTATGTAATGCAGTCAGAATTTTACAATAGCTTTGAATacggctcaaccaatcagaatcaagggccaGAACTATTCGTTTTATAAAACATATTCTAAACCTATTAACTATTATGTTTACCTTTTACCTAAGGTTCTCACCTGATACTTGTCTTGAATGTGACCTTTCAAAATATTGGCAAAATCCTCTACATCCAGGCCGCTGTTCAAACCCTCCTCCAGACCCATCGAGTCACACATAGTGAAGGGAACATGGCTGACATCGCTGCCTGGCTTTATGTAGTAGGTACGGAACTGCATGACACAAATATTTAGCAATCATTTTCAATGTGGTACATAACTAATCACAATACTTCACACAATATTTCACTCTGTGAAACATCAGAGATGTAATAATCGAGGTATATTTCTACCCGAGTTGTCAAACTGGTTCCAGCAGTGCCGGTGTTGGCCTGGATGCTCACATAACCCTTGAACACAGAGTTGACAGAGTTGAAGAAGCTTGATTTCCCAGCTCCAACAGGACCAACCAGTAGAATCCGGGCCTGTTTAACTGAGCTAACAGAAGGCTTCCAGCCCGAGATGGTGCTTAGGAGTGCCTCCTTTGTcctaaaaacattaataattgtCACTGTCAAATTCCTTAAGCACTCTTAGGGACACAGTAAGTCAAAAACATTTAGTAAAAGACATTGatattaaaaaacagaaatcaGACCAAATTGACTGAATTACTGAATCTGAATAAGTTTTAAGAAGACACTAAATTTGGTTTTCTTCACTCACTCAGAGTTCCACTGCACATTTCTCCATGGTTTCTCCAAGAGTCCTCCACAGTCTGGTGAAATCCAAACCAGAGTTATTCACACAACCATTATTGAAAGTGCACTACTCTCTCATAAATTATCTAAAAAGtagcacaaaataaaacaaaccttCAACTCTGTACACCTCGCATTCTGTCAGCTGTAAGTCATTCCCATGCATCCTCTGTGGATCGAAATTGTATGGAGATGCTGGATTACTGTAGACATTGGCTGTGttattgtaaagaaacactaaaGAACTAAAGTTTGGACCACTGTCAGTGAAAGCATACTGGGGATTTCCACTGAACACACGGAGAGGATCTTCTTTAATCTCTTTGTCATTAAAGCTGAAGAGAAAAGCTTTGTCATCCACAACATTTTGGTTTGTTTGACCATAATTTTTGCTAATAAAAGCTCCAAAAACATATCCAGACTTATTGTAAGCTACAATAACAGTCGGCCCCTGATAATTACACTTTTGGTGAAATGTAGTGCTATGGTAGCCATGCACACTGGCTTTAAACAGCAGGCTGAAGTTGGCATTGTTGAACAACGAGCAGAGCTTCTTCTTCTGCCATTTTTTCAAGCTGGATGTGATGGTGCTGCTCATAATGACCTGAAAAACATTCAACCAAAATTTTTAAAGCATGCTGttataatgaaatgaaaagttTCTTTAAAAAGGATTTTGAATAATATGTAGGCAACTACATACAGTAAAGTACAACATACAGATAACCGTCCACACCCAAATTCATGTGAAAGGATTCAATACAAATTGTCTcatcataaatatgtaaatataaaatataaaaatgcatttacctagcaaaaaatgaaagcaaaataaaaaaagttacgAAATCAGCTCACCTTGGAATGAGACGTGAGATTCGTCTGCTTTCCTTTGGTAACCTGAAAGAGATTACTTTCTTTTTTACTGAAACTTAACGTCGTACAGATCACAAAAATGAAGTGGCAGTGCAGGATTGCTTTAACGTGATATTTCCTACAAACCAGTTGAGCACAAAACC from Megalobrama amblycephala isolate DHTTF-2021 linkage group LG17, ASM1881202v1, whole genome shotgun sequence includes these protein-coding regions:
- the LOC125251362 gene encoding interferon-induced protein 44-like produces the protein MSSTITSSLKKWQKKKLCSLFNNANFSLLFKASVHGYHSTTFHQKCNYQGPTVIVAYNKSGYVFGAFISKNYGQTNQNVVDDKAFLFSFNDKEIKEDPLRVFSGNPQYAFTDSGPNFSSLVFLYNNTANVYSNPASPYNFDPQRMHGNDLQLTECEVYRVEDCGGLLEKPWRNVQWNSETKEALLSTISGWKPSVSSVKQARILLVGPVGAGKSSFFNSVNSVFKGYVSIQANTGTAGTSLTTRFRTYYIKPGSDVSHVPFTMCDSMGLEEGLNSGLDVEDFANILKGHIQDKYQFNPSMPIQPDSPHFRKSPGLKDKIHCVVYVIDTSKVKLLSDKMFEKFAVFRKKTNQLGVPQLVLLTQVDEACPLVAEDLKNVYQSHYINRMVQEVSTRLGVSLSAVIPVKNYYQELEIDPQTDILLLNAVVQILRAAEGYFDDFYNPEEKSE